A window of Juglans regia cultivar Chandler chromosome 7, Walnut 2.0, whole genome shotgun sequence contains these coding sequences:
- the LOC109001939 gene encoding uncharacterized protein LOC109001939 isoform X6: protein MDYLLIGRFLPSAGIKFCVVRDNRVNQNTEKEVKSTSPQRTRYTNEKAISNVPTKGFTETSGSQKPSGGRSSSQTLNGPVDSHPRHARDASSRDSDGKVLEEKRASVPSTNLRVQAAKSNNSQPSPATLASGSSAVGVYSSSTDPVHVPSPDSRSSGTVGAIKREVGVVGVRRQHSDNSVKMSTVLSSSFSKSLLGKDGSTEASRPLNAISRTDHLNQTTATDSVIASMSVSRSFLSNQYSGRPHQQPVGHQKGAHHKIEWKPKSSQKATIISPGVIGTPAKSASHSAENSKDLDSETAKLQDKLSSVNINEHQNVIIAQHIRVPETDRCRLTFGSIGTEFDSSRNLIAGLQAVGTTEESNVEPATSSVSVSAPESSGDDASGSRLAEAHDSHVRNSGSDSPASVVDSEHQLPDEKESSSPQNLDNYADIGLVRENSPSYAPSESQQHQDPPELPGFSQAYDPQTGYDIPYFRPTMDETMRGQGLQSPQEALSSHTANSIPASTIAMAQQQQQQQPSVAQMYPQVHFPHFANLLPYRQFLPPLYVSPMAMPGYSSNPAYPHPSNGSSYLLMSGGSSHLNASSMKYGVQQFKPVLAGNPTGFGNFTNPTGYINAPGVVGGATGLEDSSRIKYKDSNIYVSNPQAEASEIWIQNPRELPGMHWIQNPRELPGMQSTPYYNMPAQSPHGAYMPSHTGHASFNAAAAQSSHMQFPGMYHPPPQPAAIANPHHLAPAMGGNVGVGVAAAAPGSQVGAYQQAELGHLNWTTNF from the exons ATGGACTACTTGTTGATCGGTAGATTCTTGCCGAGTGCAGGCATCAAGTTCTGTGTTGTGAGAGATAACAGAGTTAATCAAAACACGGAGAAAGAGGTGAAGTCTACTTCACCACAACGTACAAGATATACCAATGAGAAAGCGATATCAAATGTTCCTACAAAGGG CTTTACAGAAACCTCAGGTAGTCAAAAGCCTTCTGGTGGAAGGAGTTCATCTCAGACTTTGAATGGGCCAGTTGATTCACACCCTAGACATGCTCGAGATGCCAGTTCAAGGGACAGTGATGGGAAGGTACTAGAGGAAAAGCGGGCATCAGTTCCCAGCACAAATTTGCGGGTGCAAGCAGCAAAGTCAAACAACTCCCAACCAAGTCCTGCAACTCTGGCATCAGGCAGTTCTGCTGTTGGGGTGTATTCCTCTTCCACAGATCCAGTTCATGTGCCATCTCCAGATTCGAGGTCTTCAGGCACTGTTGGAGCTATTAAACGGGAAGTTGGTGTTGTTGGTGTTCGCAGACAGCATTCTGACAACTCCGTCAAAATGTCCACTGTGCTTAGTAGTTCTTTCTCAAAGTCACTTTTGGGAAAGGATGGTTCTACAGAAGCATCACGACCTCTCAATGCCATTTCTAGAACTGATCACCTCAACCAAACAACTGCAACTGATTCTGTTATTGCCAGCATGTCAGTAAGCAGATCATTCTTAAGCAACCAGTATAGTGGCCGGCCACATCAACAACCTGTGGGTCATCAAAAAG GTGCCCATCATAAAATAGAGTGGAAACCTAAATCAAGCCAAAAGGCGACTATTATTAGCCCCGGGGTGATTGGAACACCTGCAAAATCTGCTTCACATTCTGCTGAGAATTCTAAGGATTTGGATTCTGAAACCGCTAAGTTGCAAGATAAGCTTTCTAGTGTAAACATAAATGAGCATCAGAATGTGATCATAGCACAGCATATTCGAGTCCCTGAGACTGATCGCTGTCGGCTCACTTTTGGAAGCATTGGGACAGAGTTTGATTCTTCAAGGAATCTTATTGCAGGACTGCAGGCTGTAGGAACTACAGAAGAATCAAATGTAGAACCCGCTACGAG CAGTGTGTCGGTGTCAGCTCCAGAGTCTTCTGGCGATGATGCTTCTGGCAGCAGGCTGGCAGAGGCACATGATAGCCATGTTAGAAATTCTGGATCTGATTCTCCAGCTTCTGTAGTGGATTCTGAGCATCAATTGCCTGATGAGAAAGAGTCCTCAAGTCCTCAGAATTTGGACAATTATGCAGATATTGGATTGGTTCGAGAGAACAGTCCATCTTATGCTCCTTCAGAGTCGCAACAGCATCAAGATCCTCCCGAACTACCAGGGTTTTCG CAGGCATATGATCCTCAGACCGGTTATGATATACCCTATTTTAGACCCACAATGGATGAAACTATGCGGGGCCAGGGTTTACAATCTCCTCAGGAG GCTTTAAGTTCACATACAGCCAACAGCATCCCTGCATCAACAATTGCCATGgcacagcagcagcagcagcaacaaccaTCTGTAGCACAGATGTACCCGCAAGTTCATTTTCCCCATTTCGCCAATCTTTTGCCATACCGTCAATTCCTGCCCCCACTTTATGTTTCGCCTATGGCCATGCCCGGCTATTCTAGCAACCCTGCCTATCCCCACCCATCAAATGGTAGCAGTTACTTGCTGATGTCGGGAGGTAGTTCACATCTAAATGCAAGCAGCATGAAGTATGGAGTTCAACAGTTCAAGCCTGTTCTGGCTGGCAATCCCACAGGGTTTGGGAATTTTACCAATCCAACTGGGTATATTAATGCTCCTGGTGTGGTTGGTGGTGCAACTGGGCTCGAAGATTCATCTCGAATCAAATACAAAGATAGcaacatttatgtctcaaatcCACAG GCCGAGGCATCTGAAATTTGGATTCAGAACCCAAGGGAGCTTCCGGGTATGCATTGGATTCAGAACCCAAGGGAGCTTCCGGGTATGCAATCCACTCCATACTACAACATGCCAGCGCAATCACCCCATGGTGCATATATGCCATCCCACACAGGTCATGCTTCCTTTAATGCAGCTGCTGCACAATCTTCTCACATGCAATTTCCGGGTATGTACCATCCTCCTCCACAGCCAGCTGCAATTGCTAATCCACACCACTTAGCACCTGCTATGGGTGGTAATGTCGGGGTTGGTGTGGCTGCAGCTGCCCCTGGTTCACAGGTGGGTGCCTATCAACAGGCTGAACTGGGTCATCTCAATTGGACAACCAACTTCTGA
- the LOC109001939 gene encoding uncharacterized protein LOC109001939 isoform X3 has translation MVSGSSAVEGGETQLLSARVRKTIQSIKEIVGNHSELDIYAVLKETNMDPNETAQKLLNQDPFHEVRRKREKKKESTVYKDSRDPRRNSENVGQEMKFSTHSHRNVRRGGYSRNVLPGNLRQGIKFCVVRDNRVNQNTEKEVKSTSPQRTRYTNEKAISNVPTKGFTETSGSQKPSGGRSSSQTLNGPVDSHPRHARDASSRDSDGKVLEEKRASVPSTNLRVQAAKSNNSQPSPATLASGSSAVGVYSSSTDPVHVPSPDSRSSGTVGAIKREVGVVGVRRQHSDNSVKMSTVLSSSFSKSLLGKDGSTEASRPLNAISRTDHLNQTTATDSVIASMSVSRSFLSNQYSGRPHQQPVGHQKGAHHKIEWKPKSSQKATIISPGVIGTPAKSASHSAENSKDLDSETAKLQDKLSSVNINEHQNVIIAQHIRVPETDRCRLTFGSIGTEFDSSRNLIAGLQAVGTTEESNVEPATSVSVSAPESSGDDASGSRLAEAHDSHVRNSGSDSPASVVDSEHQLPDEKESSSPQNLDNYADIGLVRENSPSYAPSESQQHQDPPELPGFSQAYDPQTGYDIPYFRPTMDETMRGQGLQSPQEALSSHTANSIPASTIAMAQQQQQQQPSVAQMYPQVHFPHFANLLPYRQFLPPLYVSPMAMPGYSSNPAYPHPSNGSSYLLMSGGSSHLNASSMKYGVQQFKPVLAGNPTGFGNFTNPTGYINAPGVVGGATGLEDSSRIKYKDSNIYVSNPQAEASEIWIQNPRELPGMHWIQNPRELPGMQSTPYYNMPAQSPHGAYMPSHTGHASFNAAAAQSSHMQFPGMYHPPPQPAAIANPHHLAPAMGGNVGVGVAAAAPGSQVGAYQQAELGHLNWTTNF, from the exons ATGGTCTCTGGCAGCTCGGCAGTTGAGGGCGGTGAAACTCAGTTACTGTCTGCGCGTGTGCGCAAGACCATCCAATCAATCAAGGAAATTGTGGGCAATCACTCTGAATTGGATATCTATGCGGTCCTGAAGGAAACTAACATGGATCCTAATGAAACCGCACAGAAATTACTCAACCAAG ATCCATTTCATGAGGTGAggaggaaaagagagaagaaaaaggag AGTACGGTGTACAAGGACTCAAGGGATCCACGTAGGAATTCTGAGAATGTTGGTCAAGAGATGAAATTTTCTACACATTCTCATCGTAATGTCCGAAGAGGAGGCTACTCACGGAATGTTTTACCTGGTAATTTAAGACAAG GCATCAAGTTCTGTGTTGTGAGAGATAACAGAGTTAATCAAAACACGGAGAAAGAGGTGAAGTCTACTTCACCACAACGTACAAGATATACCAATGAGAAAGCGATATCAAATGTTCCTACAAAGGG CTTTACAGAAACCTCAGGTAGTCAAAAGCCTTCTGGTGGAAGGAGTTCATCTCAGACTTTGAATGGGCCAGTTGATTCACACCCTAGACATGCTCGAGATGCCAGTTCAAGGGACAGTGATGGGAAGGTACTAGAGGAAAAGCGGGCATCAGTTCCCAGCACAAATTTGCGGGTGCAAGCAGCAAAGTCAAACAACTCCCAACCAAGTCCTGCAACTCTGGCATCAGGCAGTTCTGCTGTTGGGGTGTATTCCTCTTCCACAGATCCAGTTCATGTGCCATCTCCAGATTCGAGGTCTTCAGGCACTGTTGGAGCTATTAAACGGGAAGTTGGTGTTGTTGGTGTTCGCAGACAGCATTCTGACAACTCCGTCAAAATGTCCACTGTGCTTAGTAGTTCTTTCTCAAAGTCACTTTTGGGAAAGGATGGTTCTACAGAAGCATCACGACCTCTCAATGCCATTTCTAGAACTGATCACCTCAACCAAACAACTGCAACTGATTCTGTTATTGCCAGCATGTCAGTAAGCAGATCATTCTTAAGCAACCAGTATAGTGGCCGGCCACATCAACAACCTGTGGGTCATCAAAAAG GTGCCCATCATAAAATAGAGTGGAAACCTAAATCAAGCCAAAAGGCGACTATTATTAGCCCCGGGGTGATTGGAACACCTGCAAAATCTGCTTCACATTCTGCTGAGAATTCTAAGGATTTGGATTCTGAAACCGCTAAGTTGCAAGATAAGCTTTCTAGTGTAAACATAAATGAGCATCAGAATGTGATCATAGCACAGCATATTCGAGTCCCTGAGACTGATCGCTGTCGGCTCACTTTTGGAAGCATTGGGACAGAGTTTGATTCTTCAAGGAATCTTATTGCAGGACTGCAGGCTGTAGGAACTACAGAAGAATCAAATGTAGAACCCGCTACGAG TGTGTCGGTGTCAGCTCCAGAGTCTTCTGGCGATGATGCTTCTGGCAGCAGGCTGGCAGAGGCACATGATAGCCATGTTAGAAATTCTGGATCTGATTCTCCAGCTTCTGTAGTGGATTCTGAGCATCAATTGCCTGATGAGAAAGAGTCCTCAAGTCCTCAGAATTTGGACAATTATGCAGATATTGGATTGGTTCGAGAGAACAGTCCATCTTATGCTCCTTCAGAGTCGCAACAGCATCAAGATCCTCCCGAACTACCAGGGTTTTCG CAGGCATATGATCCTCAGACCGGTTATGATATACCCTATTTTAGACCCACAATGGATGAAACTATGCGGGGCCAGGGTTTACAATCTCCTCAGGAG GCTTTAAGTTCACATACAGCCAACAGCATCCCTGCATCAACAATTGCCATGgcacagcagcagcagcagcaacaaccaTCTGTAGCACAGATGTACCCGCAAGTTCATTTTCCCCATTTCGCCAATCTTTTGCCATACCGTCAATTCCTGCCCCCACTTTATGTTTCGCCTATGGCCATGCCCGGCTATTCTAGCAACCCTGCCTATCCCCACCCATCAAATGGTAGCAGTTACTTGCTGATGTCGGGAGGTAGTTCACATCTAAATGCAAGCAGCATGAAGTATGGAGTTCAACAGTTCAAGCCTGTTCTGGCTGGCAATCCCACAGGGTTTGGGAATTTTACCAATCCAACTGGGTATATTAATGCTCCTGGTGTGGTTGGTGGTGCAACTGGGCTCGAAGATTCATCTCGAATCAAATACAAAGATAGcaacatttatgtctcaaatcCACAG GCCGAGGCATCTGAAATTTGGATTCAGAACCCAAGGGAGCTTCCGGGTATGCATTGGATTCAGAACCCAAGGGAGCTTCCGGGTATGCAATCCACTCCATACTACAACATGCCAGCGCAATCACCCCATGGTGCATATATGCCATCCCACACAGGTCATGCTTCCTTTAATGCAGCTGCTGCACAATCTTCTCACATGCAATTTCCGGGTATGTACCATCCTCCTCCACAGCCAGCTGCAATTGCTAATCCACACCACTTAGCACCTGCTATGGGTGGTAATGTCGGGGTTGGTGTGGCTGCAGCTGCCCCTGGTTCACAGGTGGGTGCCTATCAACAGGCTGAACTGGGTCATCTCAATTGGACAACCAACTTCTGA